From a single Micromonospora sp. WMMD1102 genomic region:
- a CDS encoding DUF397 domain-containing protein, whose translation MELTGARWRRSSRSNGTGGNCVEVAGNLPGVVGVRDSKDPAGPVLRFDPYAWRVFVGAVPPPRRPE comes from the coding sequence ATGGAGCTGACCGGGGCGCGGTGGCGCAGGAGCAGCCGGAGCAACGGTACGGGTGGCAACTGCGTGGAGGTCGCCGGCAACCTGCCCGGGGTGGTGGGGGTGCGGGACAGCAAGGACCCGGCCGGGCCGGTGCTGCGCTTCGACCCGTACGCCTGGCGGGTCTTCGTCGGCGCGGTCCCGCCGCCCCGCCGACCGGAGTGA
- a CDS encoding helix-turn-helix transcriptional regulator, translating into MGRSAALAIYAEELRRARAGAELSQQALSERIRYSAALVAKIELCERRPSRDFTLRCEQVLQTGGLLERILRAAGQEAALLPWFQQWAAMEQEAVILRCYEPVVVPGLLQTEEYARAVLAGGALLTPEEVAEQVLARLDRQQVLSREPAPHLFAVLDEGVLHRAVGGPAVMREQLLAIVRVCAEHPRVRVQVVPASAGAYAGLNGPFTIATPSEGDDVAFLDNSRRGIILDQPEDVGALHRAWEAIRSVALPHEQSIELISEVAERWS; encoded by the coding sequence GTGGGACGGTCGGCGGCACTTGCCATCTACGCCGAGGAACTGCGCCGGGCGCGGGCCGGCGCGGAGTTGTCGCAGCAGGCTCTGAGCGAGCGGATCAGGTATTCCGCGGCGCTCGTCGCCAAGATCGAGCTGTGCGAGCGGCGGCCGAGCCGGGACTTCACGCTCCGCTGCGAGCAGGTGTTGCAGACCGGCGGGCTGCTGGAGCGGATCCTCCGGGCGGCCGGTCAGGAGGCGGCGCTGCTGCCCTGGTTCCAGCAGTGGGCCGCCATGGAGCAGGAGGCGGTGATCCTGCGCTGCTACGAGCCGGTGGTGGTGCCGGGCCTGTTGCAGACCGAGGAGTACGCCCGCGCCGTGCTGGCCGGCGGCGCGCTGCTCACCCCGGAGGAGGTGGCCGAGCAGGTGCTGGCCCGGCTGGACCGGCAGCAGGTGCTCTCCCGGGAGCCGGCGCCGCACCTCTTCGCGGTGCTGGACGAGGGGGTGCTGCACCGGGCGGTCGGCGGGCCGGCGGTGATGCGCGAGCAGTTGCTGGCGATCGTCCGGGTCTGCGCCGAGCATCCCCGGGTCCGCGTGCAGGTCGTGCCGGCCTCGGCCGGCGCGTACGCTGGGCTGAACGGGCCATTCACCATCGCCACTCCGTCGGAGGGCGACGACGTCGCCTTCCTGGACAACTCCCGTCGGGGCATCATCCTCGACCAGCCGGAGGACGTCGGCGCGCTGCACCGGGCGTGGGAGGCGATCCGCAGCGTGGCCCTGCCGCACGAGCAGTCGATCGAGTTGATTTCAGAGGTGGCGGAGCGATGGAGCTGA
- a CDS encoding thioesterase, whose product MDQEHPAERAPESASDASTQPQVSAVSPQPQSVLPPGLTARVELTVTDLDTAQAVGSGDVPVLGTPRVLALAEAATVAATASRLPAGMTTVGMRVELDHRVPTPVGRTAVAQARLAKVDGRRLLFEVAVTEGATTVAEGRVERVLVDRQRFVARAQETA is encoded by the coding sequence ATGGATCAGGAACACCCGGCCGAGCGGGCGCCGGAGTCAGCGTCGGACGCGTCGACGCAACCGCAGGTCAGCGCGGTCTCCCCGCAGCCGCAGAGCGTTCTTCCGCCGGGCCTGACCGCCCGGGTCGAGCTGACCGTCACCGACCTCGACACCGCGCAGGCGGTCGGCTCCGGCGACGTCCCGGTGCTGGGTACGCCCCGGGTGCTGGCGCTGGCCGAGGCGGCCACCGTCGCCGCCACCGCGAGCCGGCTGCCGGCCGGGATGACCACGGTCGGGATGCGGGTGGAACTCGACCACCGGGTGCCGACCCCGGTCGGCCGGACCGCCGTGGCGCAGGCCCGGCTGGCCAAGGTGGACGGGCGGCGGCTGCTCTTCGAGGTGGCCGTCACCGAGGGCGCGACGACGGTGGCCGAGGGCCGGGTGGAGCGGGTGCTGGTGGACCGGCAGCGGTTCGTGGCGCGGGCGCAGGAAACGGCGTGA
- a CDS encoding MBL fold metallo-hydrolase — MGLAFTEVADRVYVLRQPLLDVNVTLVVGEGGALVVDTLSTAGQATELLAAVRTLTAAPLAVVNTHHHFDHCFGNATLAAAGPVSIYAHDETVRLLRDEPALVRRQAYDEVLPADPGLAAELARTTIFAPNHPVRREATLDVGGRTVLLRHLGRGHTEGDLVVQVPDADVLVAGDLIEQSGPPAFEDAFPLEWVETVTALLGCLTPGTVVVPGHGTVVDTEFVRVQHDDLATMSWLIRNGDADRAPAERVAQRTPFGPEAGLAAVRRGYAELRGDA; from the coding sequence GTGGGCCTCGCCTTCACCGAGGTCGCCGACCGGGTGTACGTGCTGCGCCAGCCGCTGCTCGACGTCAACGTGACCCTGGTGGTCGGCGAGGGCGGCGCACTGGTGGTGGACACCCTCTCCACCGCCGGCCAGGCCACCGAACTGCTCGCCGCCGTCCGGACGCTCACCGCCGCCCCGCTGGCCGTGGTGAACACGCACCACCACTTCGACCACTGCTTCGGCAACGCCACCCTGGCCGCCGCCGGACCGGTGTCGATCTACGCCCACGACGAGACCGTCCGGCTGCTGCGCGACGAACCCGCCCTGGTGCGCCGGCAGGCGTACGACGAGGTGCTGCCCGCCGATCCCGGGCTCGCCGCCGAGCTGGCCCGGACCACGATCTTCGCCCCCAACCACCCGGTACGCCGCGAGGCCACCCTGGACGTCGGCGGCCGGACGGTGCTGCTGCGTCACCTGGGCCGGGGGCACACCGAGGGTGACCTGGTGGTGCAGGTGCCGGACGCGGATGTGCTGGTCGCCGGTGACCTGATCGAGCAGAGCGGCCCGCCGGCCTTCGAGGACGCGTTCCCGCTGGAGTGGGTGGAGACGGTGACCGCGCTGCTCGGCTGCCTCACCCCGGGCACGGTGGTCGTCCCCGGGCACGGCACGGTGGTCGACACCGAGTTCGTCCGGGTCCAGCACGACGACCTGGCCACGATGAGCTGGCTGATCCGCAACGGGGACGCCGACCGGGCCCCGGCCGAGCGGGTCGCCCAGCGCACGCCGTTCGGCCCGGAGGCCGGCCTCGCCGCCGTCCGGCGCGGCTACGCCGAGCTGCGCGGCGACGCCTAG
- the istA gene encoding IS21 family transposase: MRRFRALHEAGANVSEIARETGLNWRTVKKYLAAGGGEVVPPVAARPARGQLIDVFAHVVDAWLRAELLLKGTVIHERLVEQYGFTGNYQRVKLYLQQARPRIAAELGISPDQLAGLHRRFEVVPGAQAQVDWGDEGDILAHVGIPKVYSFHMVLSYSRDPFCCFTTSQDLAAFWECHRRAFAHFGGVPGAIVYDRTKTVVRRHVAPGLAVPLHPEAVAFAGHYDFDIDVLAAYRPTGKGRVERQVTIVRDHVLAGRAFSSLAELDATFVAWVPQRRAVRHRTHGEIIGVRAVRDHAALRPIPARAYVVADRHLRHVGKDCLVAYAGNLYSVPARRVRHRQLVEIRATAATIAIHATVDGLDGATLLATHQRAVGRGARVVDETHWDGLPDGHTRAVTTGDPDGGQSTTRRPARHNGGQGPLQALLNRAAAAQIAVEARPLSVYEQIAAASPFTHRPHLKDASK; the protein is encoded by the coding sequence GTGCGTCGGTTCCGGGCGTTGCACGAGGCTGGTGCGAATGTTTCGGAGATCGCTCGTGAGACGGGCCTGAACTGGCGGACGGTGAAGAAGTACCTGGCTGCTGGTGGCGGCGAGGTGGTGCCGCCGGTTGCGGCGAGGCCGGCTCGTGGGCAGCTGATCGATGTGTTCGCGCATGTGGTCGATGCGTGGTTGCGGGCGGAGTTGCTGCTCAAGGGCACGGTGATCCATGAACGTCTGGTCGAGCAGTACGGGTTCACCGGTAACTACCAGCGGGTGAAGTTGTATCTGCAGCAGGCCCGTCCGCGGATCGCGGCGGAGTTGGGGATCAGCCCGGATCAGCTGGCCGGGCTGCATCGGCGGTTCGAGGTCGTTCCGGGTGCGCAGGCCCAGGTGGACTGGGGCGACGAAGGCGACATCCTGGCTCACGTCGGGATCCCGAAGGTGTACTCGTTCCACATGGTGCTGTCGTACTCGCGGGATCCGTTCTGCTGCTTCACCACCAGCCAGGACCTGGCCGCGTTCTGGGAGTGTCACCGGCGGGCGTTCGCGCACTTCGGCGGGGTTCCCGGTGCGATCGTCTACGACCGGACCAAGACCGTGGTCCGCCGGCACGTCGCTCCGGGCCTGGCGGTGCCGCTGCACCCGGAAGCGGTCGCCTTCGCCGGGCACTACGACTTCGACATCGATGTGCTGGCCGCCTACCGGCCGACTGGCAAAGGGCGGGTCGAACGGCAGGTCACCATCGTCCGTGATCATGTCCTGGCCGGGCGGGCGTTCTCGTCGCTGGCCGAGCTCGACGCCACGTTCGTGGCCTGGGTTCCGCAGCGGCGGGCCGTGCGGCACCGCACCCACGGTGAGATCATCGGCGTGCGGGCGGTCCGGGACCACGCCGCGCTGCGACCGATCCCGGCCAGGGCGTATGTGGTCGCCGACCGGCATCTGCGGCACGTTGGCAAGGACTGCCTGGTCGCCTACGCCGGCAACCTCTACTCCGTGCCGGCCCGGCGGGTCCGCCACCGCCAGCTCGTGGAGATCCGGGCGACCGCCGCCACCATCGCCATCCACGCCACCGTCGACGGCCTGGACGGCGCCACGCTGCTGGCCACGCACCAGCGGGCCGTCGGCCGCGGCGCCCGCGTCGTCGACGAAACCCACTGGGACGGTCTTCCCGACGGGCACACCCGTGCCGTCACCACCGGCGACCCCGACGGCGGGCAGTCGACCACACGCCGACCGGCCCGCCACAACGGCGGCCAGGGACCGCTGCAAGCCCTACTCAACCGGGCCGCCGCCGCCCAGATCGCCGTCGAGGCCCGGCCGCTGTCGGTCTATGAGCAGATCGCTGCCGCCAGCCCGTTTACCCACCGCCCACACCTGAAGGACGCCTCGAAGTGA
- the istB gene encoding IS21-like element helper ATPase IstB, giving the protein MSELVTNRIHASATKLGLPHLAKTLRELTGRADTEAMGYLEFLDLVLEEELAVRDERRFRAGLRLSKLPHHKTLDDYDFSFQPDLDPRKVRDLATLAFVQAKANVALLGPPGVGKTHIAVSLAVAACRAGFTVYFTTLDDMVRHLTAADAIGRLARKLQTYLRPTVLVIDEVGYQPLERPEANLVFQVISKRYEKGSTLLTSNKGFGEWGQVFGDEVLATAILDRLLHHCDVVPINGPSYRLKNRLTAIENVA; this is encoded by the coding sequence GTGAGTGAGCTGGTCACCAACCGCATCCACGCCAGCGCCACCAAGCTCGGCCTGCCTCACCTGGCCAAGACGCTGCGGGAACTCACCGGCCGAGCCGACACCGAGGCCATGGGCTACCTGGAGTTCCTCGACCTCGTACTGGAAGAGGAACTCGCCGTCCGCGACGAACGCCGCTTCCGCGCCGGGCTGCGCCTGTCGAAACTGCCGCACCACAAAACCCTCGACGACTACGACTTCAGCTTCCAACCCGACCTGGACCCCCGCAAAGTTCGTGACCTCGCGACCCTCGCGTTCGTGCAGGCCAAAGCCAACGTCGCTCTCCTCGGCCCACCCGGCGTCGGCAAGACCCACATCGCCGTGTCCCTCGCGGTCGCCGCCTGCCGAGCCGGATTCACCGTCTACTTCACCACCCTCGACGACATGGTCCGCCACCTCACCGCCGCCGACGCGATCGGCCGACTCGCCCGCAAGCTGCAAACCTACCTACGCCCCACCGTCCTGGTCATCGACGAAGTGGGCTACCAACCCCTCGAACGGCCCGAGGCCAACCTCGTCTTCCAGGTGATCTCCAAACGCTACGAGAAAGGCTCCACCCTGCTCACCTCGAACAAGGGCTTCGGCGAATGGGGCCAGGTCTTCGGCGACGAGGTCCTGGCCACCGCCATCCTCGACCGACTCCTGCACCACTGCGACGTCGTCCCGATCAACGGCCCCAGCTACCGACTCAAGAACCGCCTCACCGCCATCGAGAACGTCGCCTAA
- a CDS encoding helix-turn-helix transcriptional regulator → MTPPIRITTTLVRVLEVFLDDPTVERYGLDVMRVTGYPSGTIYPILTRLLGAGWLDAHWEDIDPVSAGRPARRWFRLTPDGVQSARAQLAAYRQRHAPQRGTVNLRPTWES, encoded by the coding sequence GTGACTCCACCGATACGAATCACCACCACGCTGGTGAGGGTCCTCGAGGTTTTCCTCGACGATCCCACGGTCGAGCGTTACGGGCTCGACGTTATGCGCGTCACCGGCTACCCGAGTGGCACCATCTACCCCATCCTCACCCGGTTGCTGGGCGCCGGATGGCTGGATGCGCACTGGGAGGACATCGATCCGGTGTCGGCAGGCCGGCCGGCTCGGCGCTGGTTCCGGCTCACCCCGGACGGCGTGCAGAGCGCCCGTGCGCAGCTGGCGGCATATCGGCAGCGGCACGCGCCGCAGCGCGGCACGGTGAATTTGAGGCCGACATGGGAGTCCTGA
- a CDS encoding MerR family transcriptional regulator, with translation MHPSLRPPRQVKIGDAAAFAGSTPRAIRHYHEIGLLPEPERGADDRRRYGYEDMIRLLWIRKMADAGIALDDIRDAFTTGAASAGARSGQEDSGDGIAGILERLEESLAEQEAELRRQRTAVQRMRTEGSRMGLLSDFVTERLKNLPEGSLRQADLDTLLVTERIFGPLGAAVQATRFVALATHPDLRKESDRVDAAEEALDDSVAVDDPRVAQVAAERHAFESALQTVIEESGLDKDDDALFDAWDTLHPATANHGEDGADLGSGRREMSVLEAVGKMPYDFSPARLRCIELSVELFSQGPV, from the coding sequence ATGCATCCGTCTCTCAGGCCACCCCGCCAGGTCAAGATCGGTGACGCGGCGGCCTTCGCCGGCAGCACGCCACGGGCGATTCGCCATTACCACGAGATCGGCCTGCTCCCCGAGCCTGAGCGGGGCGCTGACGACCGCCGCCGCTACGGGTACGAGGACATGATCCGCCTGCTCTGGATCCGCAAGATGGCCGACGCCGGGATCGCCCTGGACGACATCCGTGACGCCTTCACCACCGGCGCGGCTTCCGCCGGTGCGCGCTCCGGCCAGGAGGACAGCGGCGACGGTATCGCGGGCATCCTGGAGCGGTTGGAGGAAAGCCTCGCCGAGCAGGAGGCGGAGTTGCGGCGGCAACGGACCGCCGTGCAGCGGATGCGCACCGAAGGCAGCCGGATGGGCCTGCTCTCCGACTTCGTCACCGAACGCCTCAAGAACCTGCCCGAAGGCTCGCTGCGTCAGGCGGACCTGGACACTCTGCTGGTCACCGAGCGGATCTTCGGCCCGCTCGGCGCGGCCGTCCAGGCCACCCGCTTCGTCGCGCTGGCCACGCATCCCGACCTGCGGAAGGAATCCGACCGCGTCGATGCCGCCGAGGAGGCACTCGACGACAGCGTCGCCGTCGACGATCCACGGGTGGCTCAGGTCGCAGCCGAGCGGCACGCCTTCGAAAGCGCCCTGCAAACCGTCATCGAGGAGTCCGGCCTGGACAAGGACGACGACGCCCTCTTCGACGCCTGGGACACTCTGCACCCTGCCACCGCCAACCACGGCGAGGACGGGGCCGACCTCGGCTCTGGCAGGCGGGAGATGAGCGTACTCGAAGCCGTCGGCAAGATGCCCTACGACTTCTCTCCAGCCCGCCTGCGCTGTATAGAACTGTCCGTAGAGCTGTTCAGCCAGGGTCCGGTATAG
- a CDS encoding PfkB family carbohydrate kinase → MGYAVVLGEALVDLLDGEYDGQPVYRQAIGGAPLNVAVGAARLGAEVEFVGSLGDDVLAGRITEFLTVAGVGRRGVRVHPVPTALAVATFAGAEPDFRFYGEPLSYGLLGPDDLDVPLVEGASVLYAGSIVLLCPPVLAAARLAWTSATGLRVFDPNVRPRLLPDRAAVAGLRDVVAEFVASADLVKLSVADAEVLYGETDPAATAGRLHDLGAGAGAGAGAGAVVVTLGSRGALVSTAAGGTPVRLPAPVVDAVDATGAGDSVMAALIADLLADGVPADPAGWSERVGYALRVAGLVCESPGGAVSMPTRAQVARRFPD, encoded by the coding sequence ATGGGATACGCGGTGGTGCTGGGCGAGGCCCTGGTCGACCTGCTCGACGGCGAGTACGACGGGCAGCCCGTCTACCGGCAGGCGATCGGCGGGGCGCCGCTGAACGTGGCCGTCGGGGCGGCCCGGCTCGGCGCCGAGGTGGAGTTCGTCGGCTCGCTCGGCGACGACGTACTCGCCGGGCGGATCACCGAGTTCCTCACCGTCGCCGGGGTCGGCCGGCGGGGCGTCCGGGTGCACCCGGTGCCGACCGCGCTGGCCGTGGCCACCTTCGCCGGGGCGGAACCGGACTTCCGGTTCTACGGGGAGCCGCTCTCCTACGGGCTGCTCGGGCCGGACGATCTCGACGTACCCCTGGTCGAGGGCGCCTCGGTGCTCTACGCCGGCTCGATCGTGCTGCTCTGCCCGCCGGTGCTGGCCGCCGCCCGGCTGGCCTGGACGTCCGCCACCGGCCTGCGGGTCTTCGACCCGAACGTGCGGCCCCGGCTGCTCCCGGACCGGGCCGCGGTGGCCGGGCTGCGGGACGTGGTCGCCGAGTTCGTCGCCTCCGCCGACCTGGTCAAGCTGAGCGTCGCCGACGCCGAGGTGCTCTACGGTGAGACCGACCCGGCGGCCACCGCCGGGCGGCTGCACGATCTCGGCGCCGGCGCCGGCGCCGGCGCCGGCGCCGGCGCCGTCGTGGTCACCCTAGGCTCGCGCGGCGCGCTGGTCTCGACCGCAGCCGGCGGAACTCCGGTACGCCTGCCGGCGCCCGTGGTCGACGCCGTCGACGCCACCGGTGCCGGCGACTCGGTGATGGCGGCCCTGATCGCCGACCTGCTCGCCGACGGGGTCCCGGCGGACCCGGCCGGCTGGTCCGAGCGGGTCGGCTACGCGCTCCGGGTCGCCGGGCTGGTCTGCGAGTCGCCCGGCGGCGCGGTCTCGATGCCGACCCGCGCCCAGGTCGCCCGCCGCTTCCCCGACTGA
- a CDS encoding lytic polysaccharide monooxygenase, whose product MAALTAGVITVVNPTPVVAHGAAMAPGSRTFLCWKDGLSQQGDIRPNNPACAAAVAQSGANSLYNWFSVLRSDAGGRTTGFVADGQLCSGGNTSFSGYNLARNDWPLTHLTAGGNFNFKYSNWAHHPGTFYFYVTRDGFSPTKALAWGDLEATPFLTVTNPPQSGAVGSNEGHYYFSGRLPSGKSGRHIIYSRWVRSDSQENFFGCSDVVFDGGNGEVTGVGPGTGNPTNPPTTNPTNPPTGNPTNPPTSNPGTGACTATYRSTGSWSGGFQAEVTVRNSGTAAISGWTAGWTWANGESIGSLWNGTHTQSGSSVSVRNVAHNGSIAPGASASFGFVGSGNNSSAPTLTCTSP is encoded by the coding sequence GTGGCCGCGCTCACCGCCGGTGTCATCACGGTGGTCAACCCCACCCCGGTCGTCGCGCACGGTGCCGCCATGGCGCCGGGCAGCCGTACCTTCCTCTGCTGGAAGGACGGGCTCAGCCAGCAGGGTGACATCAGGCCGAACAACCCGGCCTGTGCGGCCGCGGTGGCGCAGAGCGGGGCCAACTCGCTCTACAACTGGTTCAGCGTGCTGCGCTCGGACGCGGGCGGTCGGACCACCGGCTTCGTCGCGGACGGGCAGCTGTGCAGCGGTGGCAACACCAGCTTCAGCGGCTACAACCTGGCCCGGAACGACTGGCCGCTGACCCACCTGACCGCCGGTGGCAACTTCAACTTCAAGTACAGCAACTGGGCCCACCACCCGGGCACGTTCTACTTCTACGTGACCCGGGACGGCTTCAGCCCGACCAAGGCGCTGGCCTGGGGCGACCTGGAGGCCACCCCGTTCCTGACCGTGACCAACCCGCCGCAGAGCGGCGCGGTCGGCTCCAACGAGGGCCACTACTACTTCAGCGGGCGGCTGCCGAGCGGTAAGAGCGGCCGGCACATCATCTACTCCCGCTGGGTCCGCTCGGACAGCCAGGAGAACTTCTTCGGCTGCTCCGACGTGGTCTTCGACGGCGGCAACGGCGAGGTCACCGGGGTCGGCCCGGGCACCGGCAACCCGACCAACCCGCCCACCACCAACCCCACCAACCCGCCGACCGGCAACCCGACCAACCCGCCGACCAGCAACCCGGGCACCGGCGCCTGCACCGCGACCTACCGCTCGACCGGTAGCTGGAGCGGCGGCTTCCAGGCCGAGGTGACCGTCCGGAACAGCGGCACCGCCGCGATCAGCGGCTGGACCGCCGGCTGGACCTGGGCGAACGGCGAGAGCATCGGCAGCCTGTGGAACGGCACGCACACCCAGAGCGGCAGTTCGGTGAGCGTCCGCAACGTGGCGCACAACGGCAGCATCGCTCCGGGGGCGAGTGCCAGCTTCGGCTTCGTGGGCAGCGGCAACAACAGCTCCGCCCCGACGCTCACCTGCACCAGCCCGTAA
- the asnB gene encoding asparagine synthase (glutamine-hydrolyzing), producing MCGLLAFFSAHGNAGAHRDALAGALECLHHRGPDETGVEVITTPDGYTDAVFAHKRLSIIDVASSHEPLPYAGGRYLLTFNGEIYNYIELREELARDYGAQFATAGDGEVIVAGFHYWGEQVLTRLRGMFAFVIWDRQQRRAFGARDYFGIKPLHYLQTRDGVYLASEKKALLPFAPAAHAGDAGVDTANLSHYLTLQYVPEPGTLHQGINRIGSGEYLTWTPGRQIEVRRWYRPVFRPAPVQEPQKLYDRIRETLRESVRMHMRADVPVGCFLSSGIDSTAVVALAREFNPNILTFTVGYDVPGYSEIEVAQDSARHLGVTTIPTKIGPQDMMEALPKIVWHLDDPVADPALVPLYFVAKKAAEHVTVVLSGEGADEFFGGYTIYREPLSLGTVNGLPGGVQKGLRAVSKAIPQGVKGKSFLERGTTPIEERYYGNARMFTEEEKEKLLRRYDPGVRYTDVTAPIYAECTELDDVTKMQYVDLYTWLRGDILVKADRISMAHSLEVRVPFLDREVFEVAAGIPVDLKLPPRSDATKYAMRQALQGVVPPAIVNRRKLGFPTPTRVWLAGEMYDWARHIFSISGAGELLDLSYALRLLEEHRRGEADHSRKIWTVLIFCVWHAIFVARTLDPGIQRNQSALLTKPVVGSMVR from the coding sequence ATGTGCGGACTCCTGGCCTTCTTCAGCGCGCACGGCAACGCCGGCGCACACCGAGACGCCCTGGCCGGTGCGTTGGAATGCCTGCACCACCGGGGACCGGACGAGACCGGGGTAGAGGTGATCACCACCCCGGACGGGTACACCGACGCCGTCTTCGCGCACAAGCGGCTCTCGATCATCGACGTGGCCTCCAGCCACGAGCCGCTGCCGTACGCGGGCGGCCGATACCTGCTGACCTTCAACGGTGAGATCTACAACTACATCGAGCTGCGCGAGGAGCTGGCCCGGGACTACGGCGCCCAGTTCGCCACCGCCGGTGACGGCGAGGTGATCGTCGCCGGCTTCCACTACTGGGGCGAGCAGGTGCTCACCCGGCTGCGCGGGATGTTCGCCTTCGTGATCTGGGACCGGCAGCAGCGCCGCGCCTTCGGCGCCCGGGACTACTTCGGGATCAAGCCGCTGCACTACCTCCAGACCCGGGACGGGGTCTACCTCGCCTCCGAGAAGAAGGCGCTGCTGCCGTTCGCACCGGCGGCGCACGCCGGGGACGCCGGGGTGGACACCGCCAACCTGTCGCACTACCTGACGTTGCAGTACGTCCCCGAGCCCGGGACCCTGCACCAGGGCATCAACCGGATCGGCTCGGGGGAGTACCTGACCTGGACGCCGGGCCGGCAGATCGAGGTGCGCCGCTGGTACCGGCCGGTGTTCCGGCCCGCCCCGGTGCAGGAGCCGCAGAAGCTCTACGACCGGATCCGGGAGACGCTGCGGGAGAGCGTCCGGATGCACATGCGGGCCGACGTGCCGGTCGGCTGCTTCCTCTCCAGCGGCATCGACTCGACCGCCGTGGTGGCGCTGGCCCGGGAGTTCAACCCGAACATCCTCACCTTCACCGTCGGCTACGACGTCCCCGGCTACTCGGAGATCGAGGTGGCCCAGGACTCGGCCCGGCACCTCGGGGTGACCACCATCCCGACCAAGATCGGTCCGCAGGACATGATGGAGGCGCTGCCGAAGATCGTCTGGCATCTGGACGACCCGGTCGCCGACCCGGCCCTGGTGCCGCTCTACTTCGTGGCGAAGAAGGCCGCCGAGCACGTCACGGTGGTGCTCTCCGGCGAGGGCGCCGACGAGTTCTTCGGCGGGTACACGATCTATCGGGAGCCGCTCTCGCTCGGCACGGTCAACGGGCTGCCGGGCGGGGTGCAGAAGGGGCTGCGCGCGGTCTCCAAGGCGATCCCGCAGGGGGTCAAGGGCAAGAGCTTCCTGGAACGCGGCACCACCCCGATCGAGGAGCGCTACTACGGCAACGCCCGGATGTTCACCGAGGAGGAGAAGGAGAAGCTGCTCCGCCGGTACGACCCCGGGGTGCGCTACACCGACGTCACCGCGCCGATCTACGCCGAGTGCACCGAGCTGGACGACGTGACCAAGATGCAGTACGTCGACCTCTACACCTGGCTGCGCGGCGACATCCTGGTCAAGGCGGACCGGATCTCGATGGCGCACTCGCTGGAGGTGCGGGTGCCGTTCCTGGACCGGGAGGTCTTCGAGGTGGCCGCCGGTATCCCGGTGGACCTGAAACTGCCGCCCCGCTCCGACGCCACGAAATACGCGATGCGGCAGGCGTTGCAGGGCGTGGTGCCGCCGGCCATCGTCAACCGGCGCAAGCTCGGCTTCCCCACCCCGACCCGGGTCTGGCTGGCCGGCGAGATGTACGACTGGGCCCGGCACATCTTCTCGATCTCCGGCGCCGGTGAGCTGCTCGACCTGTCGTACGCGCTGCGCCTGCTCGAGGAGCACCGGCGGGGCGAGGCCGACCACTCCCGCAAGATCTGGACCGTACTCATCTTCTGTGTCTGGCACGCGATCTTCGTGGCCCGCACCCTGGACCCCGGCATCCAGCGCAACCAGTCGGCGTTGCTGACCAAGCCGGTGGTCGGCTCGATGGTGCGCTGA